The Miscanthus floridulus cultivar M001 chromosome 6, ASM1932011v1, whole genome shotgun sequence genomic interval GCTACAGGCcgacgagagggagagggagagagatgcaACGGGAGCTAAAGGCTACTGGCCGACGGGAGGGAGAGATGGGAATGGGACGGCAGGAAGAGAAGAGTGAATAGCGAGAGAGAGAACGAAGAGATAGGTGCAATTTAGTCTTTTGCCTTTGTGTTtagatattttgattttttttaatttatttttttctaaGTGCATTTAACGGTCATCCAAAACAGGGGTAAACGGAGCTTTCATTTCATCAAAgtgagggcaaaatcacaatgttACAAAAACAGGGGTAAAATTACAATTAGACTCCTGAACAAGGGTAAGAACACAATTTCCccttctttcaactagcccatttgactgaggagtatacttggccgagaattgatgtctaattccaaattcatcacataactcatcaattctagtgttcttgaattcactaccattgtcacttctaactttcttgatggttgttttaaactcattgtgaatgcccttgacaaatgatttgaatgttgcaaacacatcactcttgtcactaagaaagaagacccatgtatatctagtgaaatcatccacaatcacaaatccatatttgtttcctccaatactagtgtatgtggttggtccaaataagtccatgtgcattaactcaaatgtcttagatgtgctcatcatgctcttcttaggatgtgtgttaccaacttgctttccggcttgacatgcactacataacttatccttctcaaatgtgacatcttttaagcctctaactaagtcatgcttgatcaatttgttcaattgtttcattccaacatgaccaagccttctatgccataaccaacccatgctagacttagtgatcaaacatgttgacaattgagcttctctagtattgaaatcaaccaagtatagattctcatatctaaatcctttgaatattaagttagagccatctacacttatgatctctatgtcatccacaccaaatatgcacttgaaactaagatcacacaattgagctaccgacaataagttgaagttcaagctctctactagtagcacattgaaaatgctcaaatcattggatattgcaatcttaccaagccctttgaccttgcctttgctattgccaccaaatgtgatactatcaatcccattgctcttgctttcattgattgaattgaacattcttgaatcaccggtcatgtgttgtgtgcacccactatcaagcacccaatgccttcctctggctttataatttacctacaaaagaagaccaattctttttaggtacccaaacttgcttcggtccttgtaggttagtcaccaaggactttggtacccaaatggccttcttctttgggcccacaattggtgtaccaatgaacttagcattcacaccattggcacccttataaagcatgtaacaagaatcaaatttgattgaggatacattaggaagcttgttcttgttagtcttgcaattttgctctatatgcccaacttacttgcatctattacaaaaccgaccattgcccttcacaaagctagctttgggagtgacaaaggctgccttgcctttcttaggggtatagcctaatccctctttgttgagagaaaatctttggctacccaagtactttagcaagtgggcttctccaccataggcattgcctaaggcacgagtgagctcattcacctccttcttaagggtttcattttccaccattagtgatgtatcattcataggtggagtggtaatggttgtgctacaagaagtgttagtgggagcaacaataatgggttcatgaaaagattcatcaataagatcacatgttagtcccacatcacatgttactatcacttgctccttcttggcttcctccttcttgacttgctcaatgagagaggagtgagccttttcaaggttagagtgagctttgccaagcttctcatgggcatccattagcccctcataagtggcattgagctcatcaaaggattgctcaagaaattttactttcttgcacaattctttgcactcctttctcttcatctcattgcaagcgtgcacttgctcacacatgtccaagagctcctccttggagtactcctcctcatcatcatcattatcattcctacaagagtcactttcacattcatcatcatcactctcatcatatttttaccttggtgggctttgccatgaggcatgttgatggagtgtcaaagatggagggcttgtcgttgatggcgatgcttgctagtgctctcttgatagacttcttgccatcatcactagagtcatcactatccgatgagccatcactatcccaagtgactacatagcctccacccttcttcttcttttggaaggtcattctcttctccttcttctcattcttttctttcttatcctccttgtgcttcttcttctcatcctcatcattgtcactattgtatggacaatttgctactacatgatcggggctcttgcaattgtagcatcttctcacatactctttcttcttggtgtgatctcttctctttcttgcaccatagcccttcttcttcatgaacttgcccatcttgcgcacaaagagagccatagcttcatcatcaatatcacttagatcttcatcatcacttgattctttcttggacttgcccttgtttttgtatgatgatgaactagccttgaatgctatgcttttcttcttcttgtcctcttcttccttcttgtcctccttgtcatccccctccctttccacacggtatgtctcttgtgtcatgacatcacctagtacttggttgggggtaatgtccttcaatcctcctcttatgatgagcaatcttaacatctcaaatcttggaggtaagcacatcaagaatcgatgggaggcatcatcatccttgatcttctctcctaataccttcaagtcattgacaatgacttgcaatcgatggaacatctccggaatgctctcatcttccttcatcttgaagcttgtcaatttattcTTGAGGatatataacttggcactcttcaccgccggtgtgtcctcatatgtttcctccaatctcttccacaccttatttgctctatcacaatccttgatttgctcaaagaccttggaatcaatggcattgtatatggtgttgagagccattgtattgcattgcttgttgatcttatcttgattggttggatcatcgggatcaatgatagcatagtcattctcggtcacttcccatacttgatcattaattgaaccaagatacattctcatctttctcttccaataaccatagcatgtgccatcaaagaacggtggtttgccccccacatggttgaacacaacttgagccataatttgacaccgaggttgttaagcctttaatcaaacggtgaccatgctccgataccacttgaaaggtcctaatatggctagaggggagtgaatagcctatttaaaaatctacaaatcaactagagcaatttgattagtataacaaatagcgtaatgcaaactttctctagctctacaagggttgcaagccacctatccaacaattctagttgcaatgattacttaggcacccaaactagctatgtaactactcactaagagctcaacTAAATGagtgtaaataataaagcaagctctcaattctaattacactaaagagcttgtatcaactagtttgcaagaatgtaaacaagtgagtagggtaattataccaccgtgtaggggatgaaccaatcataagatgaagattaagccaatcactgggagaatgcaaatgacaagagacacttgatttttctcccgaggttcatgtgcttgccaacacgctagtccccgttgtgtcgaccaacacttggtggttcggtggctaagaggtgtttcacaaacctcgtccacacgataggacaccgcaagaaccgacccacaagtgaggtaactcaatgacacgagcaatttactagagttacctttcggcactccaccgaggaaggtacaactctccttacaatcaccggagatggccacgaacaatcaccaactcatgccgatcctccaccgctgctccaaccgtctaggtggtggcaaccaccaagagaaacaagtgaaattcgtagcgcaacatgaataccaagtgcctctagatgtaatcactcaagcaatgcacttggattctctctcaatctcataatgatgatggatcaatgatggatatgagtgggagggctttggctaagctcacaaggttgctatgtcaatgaaaatgtgcaagagttagaaCTTCAGCCGATCAAGGGGCTATAGATAGagccccccatcaaatagagctgttataccccttcactgggcataacacgctctgaccggacgctccggtcagactgaccagaccctggactcagtgtccggtccactgacttttgccacgtgtcactctaagttaaaactgaaccgtcagatcacaacggctaagtgctgatcggacgctccggctaaactaaccggacgctagagcctcagcgttcggtcgagtacagtaagggtccaaaaccatttttcctcgaccggacgcgtctagtccacctcgaccggacatagcccagcattCGGTGgaataccctagctactgtaccgccaggtcagcatgaccggacgtaggcagtcagcgtccggtgcatacagatccagcgtccggtcacatgatcgacgctggcatctcctctatcttcttcacccttgctcaagtgtgctaaccaccaagtgtatcaccttgtgcatatgtgttagcatattttcacaaatatcttCAAGgatgttagtactccactagatcctaaatgcatatgcaatgaattaaagcatctagtggcactttgataaccgcatttcgatacgagttttactcctcttaatagtacggctatctatcctaaatgtgatcacactcactacgTGTCTTGATcattaaaataaaatggctcctatattttatacctttgccttgagccttttgttttttttctctttcttcttttcaagtttgagcatttgatcatcaccatgccatcaccattgtcatcatcttcgtcattgcttcatcacttggagtagtgctacctatctcataatcactttgataaactaggttagcacttagggtttcatcaattaaccaaaaccaaactagagctttcagcggtaTAACAGCCGACGCCGCGACGACCCCAGAGAAACCCTATCCCATTCTGTGCTggcctttctctctcttcgccttGCTCTATTCTCTCCTCAGCGAAGCAGAACCGAGCATCCGAAGGAAGACGAGCGTGAAATGGTGGAGCgatggtgccgtcgccgggcCCCTCGCTGGCGTGCGCGCTCACCTGGGAgcgtgccgccgtcgagcggcctggccgcggcgtccCCTTGGCTGAGCCCAGTGAGTAGCTCCCCAGCTCGTCCCTATTTTCCCCGCGCACCGACGAGGCAGTAGTGCTACgcagcggcgaggtaggcctctCCTTCCCCAACTTTCTTCTGGGATTAACCTGATTTGGGGATGGGATaaaaaattagggttagggtttcgggatgggcactgttcttcttccccagagGGACTCTACGGAGTTTTAGGGTTCGGCATCACGTGCCAAgccctccttcttttctttcttttacccagttagggttagggttaggaaaaaccctcttcttttctcagatccgaactgGATCTGATTGATTCACCTCTTTCTTGTCTGTTTACCCATTCTAGATCTAAAACCCTAAaaaactggctctgataccattgttagggaCTGTAGATGTTACTAGGGATAGATTCGAGGGGTTCTTGCTGTTGAATAGTATCACAAAACCTAGAACGTCTACTAGAGCATGTAgaatgagagaaagagagggaaggaagaaggtgttgaacctgacaccgcagagggggAGGGTTCAGTGGACGCCATGGAGTCAATGTCTGtgctagggcagcgacggtcggtgaagacggcTTCGGAGATGCGCGGTGGCGACCGGTAGTGAAGACAGTGTCGATGGAGTGGgcagcgcggctggtggcttcccgtcactggctgcgcccctctctgatcggattagggtttagatgtcggtggggagctcggcttagGTCAACCTCGTAataagagccgccggcccccacctttttttatagcgtagtgtgacaggggccctccagccatggtgggctgggcgcccccgatcagggcgcgaatcaaaggccTAACTAGGCCGTTAGGtacagttaggattagagatcaatctaacattcccATCTTGTTGCCACTGGAATCAATTTCTGATCAAATTGCAGGGTGTGGACAGTTCACATGGCTCTGTGGATGCTATTGAAGCTGCAAAAGCATTGGCACTGTCCAGCAGCGCTGTCGTCGCAGTATCCGGAGCTGTTGACTTCATCACTGATGGCAATCAGGTTGTCGGCGTGAGCAATGGTGTGCCCATGATGCAGAAGATCACCGCAACAGGGTGCGCTGTGACTGCTCTTATTGCTGCATTTGTCGCCATGGAACCTTCGGATGCCATAGTTGCAGCAGCATGTGCTCTTGCCATCTTTGGTCTGGCGGGTGAGATTGGGATGGATTCAGCCAAGGGGCCTGCCTCTCTTAGGAGTTAGGATGCACCTCATCGATGCTCTCTACTGCCTCGATGAAGAAACGGTCACCTCTCGAGTTAGGATTTCCTTGCGACCATGATGCACGGACGCGTGCCATGGCTACTGTTTTTCAGGTAAACACGGAGTTTGGAATAATGCAAAGGCTGAGTTCACTTTCTGAAAGGTCTTGATAACCATGATACGAGGCAGATCAGTGATTGCTCGTTCGTATGAAAATCATGTAGACACTCCTGTGACTTTCACGACTGTACGAAATACCTAGGTGTGATGCCTAAATTTTGTGCCTGAGAATGGGGAACCTTGTTGTCAGTCCAGactgaagatatggaggcacgaTGGAATAATGCACATCACTGGATGTGTGTTCTATCTGTCGATGTAGGCACGTTGAGATGATAAAGCCATGTAGACACGAGAAACATGGAGGCATCTTGTGATAAAGAGGGCTACTGTTAAGAAGATAGATATAGTCCACCTGACAATCTGACACCAAATGTTGAGATGGCCGAGTTGGTCTAAGGCGCCAGATTAAGGTTCTGGTCCGAAAGGGCGTGGGTTCAAATCCCACTCTCAacacatttttttttatttttttccctggcttttttttattattttgctCTACCATATTCTTTACAATTTATTTCAGCTGGCCTCCATCTTCCTTCACCATATTCTTTAAATTTACTTTTTGTTGTTTCTTCATGTATATTAGCATTCGCCTTTTCCTTATGCAATTTGTCATGATATCTGTTCCTACGATGCATGTAGATGCAGATCTCCTTATGCAATTTGGCATGATATTAATTCTGGTTTCGACCCTTGAGTTCAAACATATATTTCCTTCGTCCTAAGAATGCAATTATCACTTTTCAATAAATCAAACAATTTTAAATTGATTAATAAATCTATTAAATACTGACATTTATGATAACTAATATTATGTTAGATTAATCATAAAGTATATACTCTATATTcttatagtatatctatttggaGTGGTAAATGTTAGTAATATTTTTCTACAAACTTAGTCAATTAAAATATGGAATAATATTCTTTTTGGGATGGAGGTAGTATTATCTAGCTATACTTGTGTATCTTTAATGCCTGATTAGTTGGCTTCCAAAATTTGCCAAACCAAAGATTTGGTAAGTCATGATTTTGGCTATTATTTGATTGGCTATTAAAACTTATCAACCTCTCATATTTGGCTTGCCAAATCCATGTCAACTTTTTTACCTAATTTTGGCTTACCAAATCTTTAGCACGGCAAACTTTGGTCGCAAACCAATCATGCCCTTAAATTGTATTGTTGTTGCCCTCCCATTTTCCTGTACCATATTCTTTAGTTTACTTTTAGTTGTTTCTTGGTGTATTTATCATTCTGGACTCCCAATTTCGTTAGATTTCCTTATGCAATTTGACATGATATCCGTTATTACCATGACGCATGCAGATGTGGATCCTTATGCATTTTGCCGTGATATCAATTCCGGTTTCGACCCTTTAGCTCAAACATGAATTATATACGCCCTGCGTCATTATAAGAATATACAACACTCACTTTTCAATAAGTCAAACAATTTAAGATTGATTAAATTTATACAAAATACTAAATACTAagattatgataccaaataagtatcattatattAGATCATTAATCATAGAATATTTATTATATTATATCTATTTGTAGTAGTACaagtaatattttctataaacttaaatATAGAATTGCAATCAAAACTtagaattacatttttttttgGAACAGGAGTACTATTATGTAGCTATACTTCAGTAAATGCGAACTCATCATGGCCGGGTCATGGACGAATGGATGCAAATTGATTTTCGATCGCTCCCAGTAGCGATGTACTGACGAtcaaatctcctacaactaaaaaaaattaagtgtggatattttttggtgcgacatttattttggtttgTTCATCTgtccacgcctgcgatcccacgacatctcccgcatgcACCGCCCTCTTACGACAAACACGGAAAGTTTTGACCCTGATTTGCATGTGCTACAAATACGAAAAGTCTTGACActgatttgcatgcgctacaaacACGAAAAATCTTGATCCTAATTGTCTCAAACAAGGAAAGCGATCACCCACGT includes:
- the LOC136460605 gene encoding hydroxyethylthiazole kinase-like; its protein translation is MVPSPGPSLACALTWERAAVERPGRGVPLAEPRTGVDSSHGSVDAIEAAKALALSSSAVVAVSGAVDFITDGNQVVGVSNGVPMMQKITATGCAVTALIAAFVAMEPSDAIVAAACALAIFGLAGEIGMDSAKGPASLRS